The following are encoded together in the Anomalospiza imberbis isolate Cuckoo-Finch-1a 21T00152 unplaced genomic scaffold, ASM3175350v1 scaffold_1103, whole genome shotgun sequence genome:
- the LOC137465804 gene encoding mitogen-activated protein kinase 7-like isoform X2 — protein MESDLHQIIHSSQPLTLEHVRYFLYQLLRGLKYIHSANVLHRDLKPSNLLVNENCELKIGDFGMARGLGADPRQAKAFLTEYVATRWYRAPELLLSLHRYTRAIDMWSVGCIFAEMLGRRQLFPGRNYVHQLQLIMAVLGTPPPGVMAAIGAERVRAYVQSLPPRPPVPWESLFGEAEPAALALLGRMLRFDPRERVGVAEALRHPFLAKYHDPEDEPECVPAFDFAFDRQALTKEEIKAAIVAEIADFHARRDGIRRQIAPAPSARADVNMADVGAARGGSEAADAELDAADAAAGDAGAADGPAWPPCADVDMPSPGPAPDCPMDSPRVKAEPGAPAAPKRDGAISDDTKAALKAALLKSAMRNKSKDPPCAAPEAPEGRKPVTAAERQREREEKRRRRQERAKEREKKQRERERREPRPRGEGLHGLVLTDDDRHLLERWTKMADGAPPRQPAPPRPPAPAPPPCPAPPPPAEAWPGPEAWPERPAGAADADVATVTQQLQKSQVEDPLPPVFPVTPKGSGAGYGVGFDLEEFLSQSLDMVGEAKDSQGDSAPLSASLLADWLEVHRLSPAALESLQRDLQLGSPMLLADDPPAP, from the exons ATGGAGAGCGACCTCCACCAGATCATCCACTCCTCGCAGCCGCTGACGCTCGAGCACGTCCGCTACTTCCTCTACCAGCTCCTGCGCGGCCTCAAGTACATCCACTCGGCCAACGTCCTCCACCGCGACCTCAAGCCCAGCAACCTGCTGGTCAACGAGAACTGCGAGCTCAAGATCGGCGACTTCGGCATGGCGCGGGGGCTGGGCGCCGACCCCCGCCAGGCCAAGGCGTTCCTCACCGAGTACGTGGCCACGCGCTGGTACCGCGCgccggagctgctgctgtcGCTGCACCGCTACACGCGCGCCATCGACATGTGGTCGGTGGGCTGCATCTTCGCCGAGATGCTCGGCCGCCGGCAGCTCTTCCCCGGCCGCAACTACGTGCACCAGCTCCAGCTGATCATGGCGGTGCTGGGCACGCCGCCGCCCGGCGTCATGGCGGCCATCGGCGCCGAGCGCGTCCGCGCCTACGTGCAGAGCCTGCCGCCGCGCCCGCCGGTGCCGTGGGAGAGCCTCTTCGGCGAGGCCGAGCCGGCGGCGCTGGCGCTGCTGGGGCGGATGCTGCGCTTCGACCCGCGGGAGCGCGTGGGCGTGGCCGAGGCGCTGCGCCACCCCTTCCTGGCCAAGTACCACGACCCCGAGGACGAGCCCGAGTGCGTGCCGGCGTTCGACTTCGCCTTCGACCGCCAGGCGCTCACCAAGGAGGAGATCAAGGCGGCCATCGTGGCCGAGATCGCCGACTTCCACGCGCGCCGCGACGGCATCCGGCGGCAGATCGCGCCGGCGCCCTCGGCCCGCGCCGACGTCAACATGGCCGACGTCGGCGCGGCCCGCGGCGGGAGCGAGGCGGCCGATGCCGAACTCGATGCGGCCGACGCCGCCGCCGGCGACGCCGGCGCGGCCGACGGCCCGGCGTGGCCGCCCTGCGCCGACGTGGACatgcccagccccggccccgcccccgacTGCCCCATGGACTCGCCGCGGGTGAAGGCGGAGCCGGGGGCGCCGGCGGCCCCCAAGAGGGACGGCGCCATCTCGGACGACACCAAGGCGGCGCTGAAGGCGGCGCTGCTCAAGTCGGCCATGAGGAACAAGAGCAAGG ACCCTCCCTGCGCCGCGCCGGAGGCGCCCGAGGGCCGCAAGCCGGTGACGGCGGCCGAGCGGCAGCGCGAGCGGGAGGAGAAGCGCCGGCGCCGGCAGGAGCGCGCCAAGGAGCGCGAGAAGAAGCAGCGCGAGCGCGAGCGCCGCGAGCCCCGCCCCCggggggaggggctgcacgGCCTGGTCCTCACCGACGACGACCGCCACCTCCTGGAGCGCTGGACCAAGATGGCCGACGGCGCCCCGCCGCGCcagcccgccccgccccgcccccccgccccggccccgcccccctgccccgccccgcccccgcccgccgaGGCCTGGCCGGGCCCCGAGGCGTGGCCGGAGCGGCCGGCCGGCGCCGCCGACGCCGACGTGGCCACGGTGAcgcagcagctgcagaagtcgcag GTGGAGGATCCGCTGCCCCCCGTGTTCCCGGTGACGCCCaagggcagcggggccgggtACGGCGTCGGCTTCGACCTGGAGGAGTTCCTGAGCCAATCGCTGGACATGGTGGGGGAGGCCAAGGACAG CCAGGGCGACTCGGCGCCGCTCTCGGCGTCGCTCTTGGCCGATTGGCTCGAGGTTCACCGCCTGAGCCCCGCCGCGCTCGAGAGCCTCCAGCGCGACCTCCAGCTGGGCTCGCCCATGCTCCTGGCCGACGACCCGCCCGCGCCCTGA
- the LOC137465804 gene encoding mitogen-activated protein kinase 7-like isoform X1, whose translation MESDLHQIIHSSQPLTLEHVRYFLYQLLRGLKYIHSANVLHRDLKPSNLLVNENCELKIGDFGMARGLGADPRQAKAFLTEYVATRWYRAPELLLSLHRYTRAIDMWSVGCIFAEMLGRRQLFPGRNYVHQLQLIMAVLGTPPPGVMAAIGAERVRAYVQSLPPRPPVPWESLFGEAEPAALALLGRMLRFDPRERVGVAEALRHPFLAKYHDPEDEPECVPAFDFAFDRQALTKEEIKAAIVAEIADFHARRDGIRRQIAPAPSARADVNMADVGAARGGSEAADAELDAADAAAGDAGAADGPAWPPCADVDMPSPGPAPDCPMDSPRVKAEPGAPAAPKRDGAISDDTKAALKAALLKSAMRNKSKDPPCAAPEAPEGRKPVTAAERQREREEKRRRRQERAKEREKKQRERERREPRPRGEGLHGLVLTDDDRHLLERWTKMADGAPPRQPAPPRPPAPAPPPCPAPPPPAEAWPGPEAWPERPAGAADADVATVTQQLQKSQVEDPLPPVFPVTPKGSGAGYGVGFDLEEFLSQSLDMVGEAKDRATRRRSRRRSWPIGSRFTA comes from the exons ATGGAGAGCGACCTCCACCAGATCATCCACTCCTCGCAGCCGCTGACGCTCGAGCACGTCCGCTACTTCCTCTACCAGCTCCTGCGCGGCCTCAAGTACATCCACTCGGCCAACGTCCTCCACCGCGACCTCAAGCCCAGCAACCTGCTGGTCAACGAGAACTGCGAGCTCAAGATCGGCGACTTCGGCATGGCGCGGGGGCTGGGCGCCGACCCCCGCCAGGCCAAGGCGTTCCTCACCGAGTACGTGGCCACGCGCTGGTACCGCGCgccggagctgctgctgtcGCTGCACCGCTACACGCGCGCCATCGACATGTGGTCGGTGGGCTGCATCTTCGCCGAGATGCTCGGCCGCCGGCAGCTCTTCCCCGGCCGCAACTACGTGCACCAGCTCCAGCTGATCATGGCGGTGCTGGGCACGCCGCCGCCCGGCGTCATGGCGGCCATCGGCGCCGAGCGCGTCCGCGCCTACGTGCAGAGCCTGCCGCCGCGCCCGCCGGTGCCGTGGGAGAGCCTCTTCGGCGAGGCCGAGCCGGCGGCGCTGGCGCTGCTGGGGCGGATGCTGCGCTTCGACCCGCGGGAGCGCGTGGGCGTGGCCGAGGCGCTGCGCCACCCCTTCCTGGCCAAGTACCACGACCCCGAGGACGAGCCCGAGTGCGTGCCGGCGTTCGACTTCGCCTTCGACCGCCAGGCGCTCACCAAGGAGGAGATCAAGGCGGCCATCGTGGCCGAGATCGCCGACTTCCACGCGCGCCGCGACGGCATCCGGCGGCAGATCGCGCCGGCGCCCTCGGCCCGCGCCGACGTCAACATGGCCGACGTCGGCGCGGCCCGCGGCGGGAGCGAGGCGGCCGATGCCGAACTCGATGCGGCCGACGCCGCCGCCGGCGACGCCGGCGCGGCCGACGGCCCGGCGTGGCCGCCCTGCGCCGACGTGGACatgcccagccccggccccgcccccgacTGCCCCATGGACTCGCCGCGGGTGAAGGCGGAGCCGGGGGCGCCGGCGGCCCCCAAGAGGGACGGCGCCATCTCGGACGACACCAAGGCGGCGCTGAAGGCGGCGCTGCTCAAGTCGGCCATGAGGAACAAGAGCAAGG ACCCTCCCTGCGCCGCGCCGGAGGCGCCCGAGGGCCGCAAGCCGGTGACGGCGGCCGAGCGGCAGCGCGAGCGGGAGGAGAAGCGCCGGCGCCGGCAGGAGCGCGCCAAGGAGCGCGAGAAGAAGCAGCGCGAGCGCGAGCGCCGCGAGCCCCGCCCCCggggggaggggctgcacgGCCTGGTCCTCACCGACGACGACCGCCACCTCCTGGAGCGCTGGACCAAGATGGCCGACGGCGCCCCGCCGCGCcagcccgccccgccccgcccccccgccccggccccgcccccctgccccgccccgcccccgcccgccgaGGCCTGGCCGGGCCCCGAGGCGTGGCCGGAGCGGCCGGCCGGCGCCGCCGACGCCGACGTGGCCACGGTGAcgcagcagctgcagaagtcgcag GTGGAGGATCCGCTGCCCCCCGTGTTCCCGGTGACGCCCaagggcagcggggccgggtACGGCGTCGGCTTCGACCTGGAGGAGTTCCTGAGCCAATCGCTGGACATGGTGGGGGAGGCCAAGGACAG GGCGACTCGGCGCCGCTCTCGGCGTCGCTCTTGGCCGATTGGCTCGAGGTTCACCGCCTGA
- the LOC137465803 gene encoding syntaxin-1B-like, which translates to MTEYNATQSKYRDRCKDRIQRQLEITGRTTTNEELEDMLESGKLAVFTDDIKMDSQMTKQALNEIETRHNEIIKLETSIRELHDMFVDMAMLVESQGEMIDRIEYNVEHSVDYVERAVSDTKKAVKYQSKARRKKIMIIICCVVLGVVLASSIGGTLGL; encoded by the exons ATGACCGAGTACAACGCCACGCAGTCCAAGTACCGCGACCGCTGCAAGGACCGCATCCAGCGCCAGCTCGAGATCA ccgGCCGGACCACGACCAACGAGGAGCTGGAGGACATGCTGGAGAGCGGCAAGCTGGCCGTCTTCACCGACGAC ATCAAGATGGACTCGCAGATGACCAAGCAGGCGCTGAACGAGATCGAGACGCGGCACAACGAGATCATCAAGCTGGAGACCAGCATCCGCGAGCTGCACGACATGTTCGTGGACATGGCCATGCTGGTGGAGAGCCAG GGCGAGATGATTGACCGCATCGAGTACAACGTCGAGCACTCCGTGGATTACGTCGAGCGCGCCGTGTCCGACACCAAGAAAGCCGTCAAGTACCAGAGCAAGGCCCGGCGG AAGAAGATCATGATCATCATCTGCTGCGTGGTGCTGGGCGTGGTCCTGGCCTCCTCCATCGGGGGCACCTTGGGCCTCTAg